In one Saimiri boliviensis isolate mSaiBol1 chromosome 3, mSaiBol1.pri, whole genome shotgun sequence genomic region, the following are encoded:
- the AREG gene encoding amphiregulin: MRAPRLPPVPVVLSLLILGSGHYAAGLDLNDTYSGKSEPFPGDQSADGFEVTSRSEMSSRSEISPESEMSSSSELLSGTDYDYSEEYDNEPQIPGYIVDDSVRVEQVVKPQKNKTESENTSDKPKRKKKGGKNGKNRRNRKKKNPCNAEFQNFCIHGECKYIAHLEAVTCKCQQDYFGERCGGKSMKTHSMTDSNLSKIALPAIAAFISAVILTAITVITVHFGKRYLRKYEGEAEERKKLRQENGNVHAIA; this comes from the exons ATGAGAGCCCCGCGGCTGCCGCCGGTGCCGGTGGTGCTGTCGCTCTTGATCCTCGGCTCAG GCCATTATGCTGCTGGATTGGACCTCAATGACACCTACTCTGGGAAGAGTGAACCATTTCCTGGGGACCAAAGTGCTGATGGATTTGAGGTTACCTCAAGAAGTGAGATGTCTTCAAGAAGTGAGATTTCGCCTGAGAGTGAAATGTCTTCTAGTAGTGAACTGTTGTCAGGAACTGACTATGACTATTCAGAAGAGTATGACAATGAACCACAAATACCTGGCTATATTGTAGACGATTCAGTCAGAG tcgaACAGGTAGTTAAACCCcaaaaaaacaagacagaaagtgaAAATACTTCAGataaacccaaaagaaagaaaaaaggaggcaaaaatggaaaaaatagaagaaacagaaagaagaaaaatccatGTAATGCAGAATTCCAAAATTTCTGCATTCATGGAGAATGCAAATATATAGCACACCTGGAAGCAGTAACATGCAA ATGTCAGCAAGATTACTTTGGTGAACGGTGTGGGGGAAAGTCCATGAAAACTCACAGCATGACTGACAGTAATTTATCTAAAATTGCATTACCAGCCATAGCTGCCTTTATATCTGCCGTGATCCTCACAGCTATTACTGTTATTACAGTCCA CTTTGGAAAACGATACTTAAGGAAATATGAAggagaagctgaggaaagaaagaaacttcggCAAGAAAATGGAAATGTACACGCCATAGCATAA